In Acidovorax sp. GBBC 1281, a single window of DNA contains:
- the metH gene encoding methionine synthase yields the protein MSAPLIPPPMKLSGLEPVSIGEGTLFVNIGERTNVTGSKAFARMILNGQYEEALAVARQQVENGAQVIDINMDEAMLDSKAAMVRFLQLIASEPDIARVPIMVDSSKWDVIEAGLRCIQGKGIVNSISMKEGVEKFKHEARLVKRYGAAAVVMAFDEVGQADTYERKIEICERAYRVLVDDVGFPPEDIIFDPNIFAVATGIEEHNNYAVDFIEAVRWIKQNLPGAKVSGGVSNVSFSFRGNDPVREAIHTVFLYHAIQAGMDMGIVNAGMVGVYDDLELTLRDRVEDVVLNRRPDAGERLVEVAETARSGAKDESKRLEWRGTPEHPKTVGERLSHALVHGITDFIVEDTEEAYQAIVAKGGRPLHVIEGPLMDGMNVVGDLFGAGKMFLPQVVKSARVMKSAVAHLIPYIEEEKRQDELAGRDVRSKGKIIIATVKGDVHDIGKNIVTVVLQCNNFEVVNMGVMVPCHEILARAKVEGADIVGLSGLITPSLEEMQYVAGEMQKDEHFRIKKIPLLIGGATTSRVHTAVKIAPHYEGPVVYVPDASRSVSVAQSLLGDGVQSYVDELNADYDKVRTQHANKKQTPLWPLAKARANRTPIDWSAYRPATPRLLGRRMFKNFDLNELARYIDWGPFFQTWDLAGPYPAILTDEVVGEQATRVFADGKAMLRRLVEGRWLSASGVLALYPANSVGDDIEFYTDESRTEVAMTWYGLRQQTEKHVIDGVPRPSRCLADFVAPKESGVADYAGLFAVTAGLGVEKKEQAFVDALDDYSAIMLKSLADRLAEAFAECLHHRVRTDLWGYAAGEQLSNDDMIAEKYQGIRPAPGYPACPDHSAKSELFRVLQCGEIGMGLTESLAMTPAASVSGFYIGHPESQYFNVGKIGEDQVHDLATRRGMDEGILQRLLAPNL from the coding sequence GGCACGCTGTTCGTCAACATCGGCGAGCGCACCAACGTCACCGGCTCCAAGGCCTTCGCCCGCATGATCCTGAACGGCCAGTATGAAGAGGCCCTGGCCGTTGCACGCCAGCAGGTGGAGAACGGCGCGCAGGTCATCGACATCAACATGGACGAGGCCATGCTCGACAGCAAGGCGGCCATGGTGCGCTTCCTGCAGCTGATCGCCTCCGAGCCCGACATCGCGCGCGTGCCGATCATGGTGGACTCCTCCAAGTGGGACGTGATCGAGGCCGGCCTGCGCTGCATCCAGGGCAAGGGCATCGTCAACTCCATCTCCATGAAAGAGGGCGTGGAGAAGTTCAAGCACGAGGCGCGCCTCGTGAAGCGCTACGGCGCCGCCGCCGTGGTGATGGCCTTCGACGAGGTGGGACAGGCCGACACCTACGAGCGCAAGATCGAGATCTGCGAGCGGGCCTACCGCGTGCTGGTCGATGATGTGGGTTTTCCGCCCGAGGACATCATCTTCGACCCCAACATCTTCGCGGTGGCCACCGGCATCGAAGAGCACAACAACTACGCGGTCGATTTCATCGAGGCCGTGCGCTGGATCAAGCAGAACCTGCCGGGCGCGAAGGTCTCTGGCGGCGTGTCGAACGTGAGCTTCAGCTTCCGCGGCAACGACCCGGTGCGCGAGGCCATCCACACCGTGTTCCTGTACCACGCCATCCAGGCCGGCATGGACATGGGCATCGTCAACGCGGGCATGGTCGGCGTGTACGACGATCTGGAACTCACCTTGCGCGATCGCGTGGAAGACGTGGTGCTCAACCGCCGCCCCGATGCCGGCGAACGCCTGGTCGAGGTGGCCGAGACGGCCCGCAGCGGTGCCAAGGACGAAAGCAAGCGGCTCGAATGGCGCGGCACGCCCGAGCATCCGAAGACCGTGGGCGAACGCCTGTCGCACGCGCTGGTGCACGGTATCACCGACTTCATCGTCGAGGACACCGAAGAGGCCTACCAGGCCATCGTCGCCAAGGGCGGGCGGCCGCTGCACGTGATCGAAGGCCCGCTCATGGACGGCATGAACGTGGTGGGCGACCTGTTCGGTGCGGGCAAGATGTTCCTGCCGCAGGTGGTCAAGAGCGCCCGCGTGATGAAGTCCGCCGTGGCCCACCTGATCCCCTACATCGAGGAAGAGAAGCGCCAGGACGAACTGGCCGGCCGCGACGTGCGCAGCAAGGGCAAGATCATCATCGCCACCGTGAAGGGCGACGTGCACGACATCGGCAAGAACATCGTCACCGTGGTCCTGCAGTGCAACAACTTCGAGGTGGTGAACATGGGCGTGATGGTGCCGTGCCACGAGATCCTGGCGCGCGCCAAGGTCGAGGGCGCGGACATCGTGGGCCTGTCGGGCCTGATCACGCCCAGCCTGGAAGAGATGCAATACGTGGCCGGCGAGATGCAAAAGGACGAGCACTTTCGCATCAAGAAGATCCCGCTGCTCATCGGCGGGGCCACCACCAGCCGCGTGCATACCGCCGTCAAGATCGCGCCACATTACGAAGGCCCCGTGGTCTACGTGCCCGATGCGTCCCGCAGCGTGAGCGTGGCGCAGAGCCTGCTGGGCGACGGCGTGCAAAGCTATGTCGATGAGCTGAACGCCGACTACGACAAGGTGCGCACCCAGCACGCCAACAAGAAGCAGACGCCCCTGTGGCCGCTGGCGAAAGCCCGCGCCAACCGCACGCCCATCGACTGGTCGGCCTATCGCCCGGCCACGCCGCGCCTGCTGGGGCGGCGCATGTTCAAGAACTTCGACCTGAACGAGCTGGCCCGGTACATCGACTGGGGCCCGTTCTTCCAGACCTGGGACCTGGCCGGCCCGTACCCTGCGATCCTGACCGACGAGGTGGTGGGCGAGCAGGCCACGCGCGTCTTCGCCGACGGCAAGGCCATGCTGCGCCGGCTGGTGGAGGGCCGCTGGCTGAGTGCCAGCGGCGTGCTGGCGCTGTACCCGGCCAACAGCGTGGGCGACGACATCGAGTTCTACACCGACGAATCGCGCACCGAGGTCGCCATGACCTGGTACGGCCTGCGCCAGCAGACCGAAAAGCACGTGATCGATGGCGTGCCGCGCCCCAGCCGGTGCCTGGCCGACTTCGTGGCGCCCAAGGAAAGCGGCGTGGCCGACTACGCGGGCTTGTTCGCCGTCACGGCGGGCCTGGGCGTGGAGAAGAAGGAGCAGGCCTTCGTCGATGCGCTGGACGACTACTCGGCCATCATGCTCAAGAGCCTGGCCGACCGCCTGGCCGAAGCCTTTGCCGAATGCCTGCACCACCGCGTGCGCACCGACCTGTGGGGCTATGCGGCCGGCGAGCAGTTGAGCAACGACGACATGATCGCCGAGAAGTACCAGGGCATCCGCCCCGCGCCCGGCTATCCGGCCTGCCCGGACCACAGCGCCAAGAGCGAACTGTTCCGCGTGCTGCAGTGCGGCGAGATCGGCATGGGCCTCACCGAAAGCCTGGCCATGACGCCCGCCGCCAGCGTGAGCGGCTTCTACATCGGGCATCCCGAGAGCCAGTACTTCAACGTCGGCAAGATCGGCGAAGACCAGGTGCACGACCTGGCCACGCGGCGTGGCATGGACGAAGGCATCCTGCAGCGCTTGCTCGCACCCAACCTCTGA
- a CDS encoding DUF72 domain-containing protein, with product MAAQIRIGVSGWRYAPWRGAFYPEDLVQAKELAFASHQFPAIELNGSFYALQRPSSYARWAADTPEGFVFTVKAPRYITHILRLREARAAVANFMASGLFALGAKLGPILWQLPPSLPFDAALLEEFLALLPHDTDAAATLAQAREERMHGRELLQPHRPWRLRHALEVRHASYCTPECIDLLRHHRVALVVADTGGRWPELGDVTADFLYLRLHGAQQLYASGYSDAQIAQWGERIRAWAHGQAPKGLETAAPPDTAPSRTERDVFCFFDNTMKIHAPENALRLARYLQLGTHLQAAPPRA from the coding sequence ATGGCTGCACAGATCCGCATCGGGGTGTCCGGCTGGCGCTATGCGCCCTGGCGGGGCGCGTTCTATCCGGAAGATCTGGTCCAGGCGAAGGAACTGGCTTTCGCATCGCACCAGTTTCCCGCGATCGAGCTGAACGGCTCGTTCTACGCGCTGCAGCGCCCGTCCAGCTACGCCCGGTGGGCGGCGGACACGCCCGAGGGCTTCGTGTTCACCGTCAAGGCGCCGCGCTACATCACCCACATCCTGCGGCTGCGCGAGGCGCGGGCGGCGGTGGCCAATTTCATGGCGTCGGGGTTGTTCGCGCTGGGCGCGAAGCTCGGCCCCATCCTGTGGCAATTGCCGCCGAGCCTGCCATTCGACGCGGCGTTGCTGGAGGAGTTTCTCGCCCTGCTGCCGCACGATACCGACGCTGCCGCCACGCTCGCGCAGGCGCGGGAGGAACGCATGCACGGCCGCGAACTGCTCCAGCCGCACCGCCCCTGGCGCCTGCGCCATGCCCTGGAAGTGCGGCACGCCAGCTACTGCACACCGGAGTGCATCGACCTGCTGCGGCACCACCGCGTGGCCCTGGTGGTGGCCGATACCGGCGGGCGATGGCCCGAACTGGGCGATGTGACGGCAGACTTTCTCTACCTGCGGCTGCACGGCGCGCAACAGCTTTATGCCAGCGGCTACAGCGACGCGCAGATCGCGCAGTGGGGCGAACGCATCCGCGCCTGGGCCCACGGCCAGGCACCGAAGGGGCTGGAGACAGCCGCGCCACCGGACACGGCACCGAGTCGGACCGAACGCGACGTGTTCTGCTTTTTCGACAACACCATGAAGATCCACGCGCCCGAAAATGCCCTGCGGCTCGCACGCTACCTGCAGCTGGGCACGCACCTGCAGGCCGCCCCGCCCCGGGCCTGA
- a CDS encoding YihY/virulence factor BrkB family protein yields the protein MSPSFLTPWIERAKALASPIMPLVRAANLWLDADGLRMSAAMSFYGLLSLAPVLLLLVGVLGWWIDKSYLESTMVSQVRGVMGDRVAEVVQLALSSARAPSEGRIASIVGFVLLLSGATGVFVELQSALERLWARDSAPVPEQKAWWRMASLRVRGLAYVLAIGFLLLISLVVSTVIHVVATWASARLPMATGPLLQLANELVAFGIAVLLFVGLMRIGGGQKPPLICLVFGAVVGAILFTVGKQLLALYLATAAVVSAYGAAGSLVVVLMWIYFSSAVLLFSASCARAFQEVREENLEGPPARHR from the coding sequence ATGTCCCCATCGTTCCTCACGCCATGGATCGAGCGCGCGAAAGCGCTCGCCAGCCCGATCATGCCGCTGGTGCGGGCGGCCAATCTCTGGCTGGATGCGGACGGCCTGCGCATGAGCGCGGCGATGTCGTTCTACGGCCTGCTGAGCCTGGCGCCGGTGCTGCTTTTGCTGGTGGGCGTGCTGGGCTGGTGGATCGACAAGTCCTACCTGGAAAGCACCATGGTCAGCCAGGTGCGCGGCGTCATGGGCGACCGCGTGGCCGAAGTGGTGCAACTGGCGCTGTCCAGCGCGCGGGCGCCGTCGGAAGGGCGGATCGCTTCCATCGTTGGCTTCGTGCTGCTGCTGTCCGGCGCCACGGGCGTGTTCGTGGAGCTGCAATCCGCGCTGGAGCGGCTGTGGGCGCGCGATTCGGCCCCGGTGCCGGAGCAGAAGGCGTGGTGGCGCATGGCGTCGCTGCGGGTGCGGGGGCTGGCCTATGTGCTGGCCATCGGGTTCCTGCTGCTGATCTCGCTGGTGGTGTCCACCGTGATCCACGTGGTGGCCACCTGGGCCAGCGCGCGGCTGCCCATGGCCACGGGCCCGCTGCTGCAGCTGGCGAACGAATTGGTCGCCTTCGGCATCGCCGTGCTGCTGTTCGTGGGGCTGATGCGCATCGGCGGCGGCCAGAAGCCGCCGCTCATCTGCCTGGTGTTCGGGGCGGTGGTGGGTGCCATCCTCTTCACCGTGGGCAAGCAGCTGCTGGCGCTGTACCTGGCCACCGCGGCGGTGGTATCGGCGTATGGCGCTGCCGGCTCGCTGGTGGTGGTGCTGATGTGGATCTACTTTTCATCCGCCGTGCTGCTGTTTTCGGCCAGTTGCGCGCGGGCCTTCCAGGAGGTGCGGGAGGAAAACCTGGAAGGGCCGCCGGCCCGGCATCGCTGA
- a CDS encoding phosphocholine-specific phospholipase C produces MTVDSSKRNFLTTALGVGAASATLTAFPPAIRRALAIEAHNATGTIQDVQHVVLLMMENRSFDGYFGTFKGVRGFGDRFPIPTPNGRNVFYQTYTKTSPPSTYVPYRLDEAKGNAQRAGSTPHTWVDSQAAWDHGRMSQWPDAKLPLSMGYYETAEVPLQRALAEAFTLCDHYHCGMHTGTIANRLFYWTGTNGPNGVSPIDGSRVRVAGLNNQFNGGNDIGASTDGWTWTTYADRLEKAGVKWKVYQSLIDNFGCNEMMGFRHWRAEIEKMPADRKPIYVAKTDITQPVDLAGSFYNARIDDPLSPLAKGFGNTMPQGFLETFREDIRQGTLPAVSWIIPPSVYSEHPGPSSPAQGGWYVQEVLDALTANPEVWSKTVLLINYDENDGFFDHLPSPAAPSRNPDGSLAGACTLSAADVAVEYHDFQPATPSQPAADGKPYGPGPRVPMWVVSPWSRGGWVNSQVFDHTSTLLFLEKRFGVAEPQVSPYRRAVCGDLTSCFNFVNPNTETLPTLTGRTNKVAVDARVAAQAAAPKLPQPTATADAALPVQAEGVRPSRALPYELHTTAQASAGAGTVTLLFAHTGKAGTAAAVFHVYDKNHLDRIPRRYVVEAGKALSGVWNAAADGGRYDLWVLGPNGYHREFIGDLQQQGATGGPEVQVCYELCEPPQVRVKLYNRSSSAMTFSAEARAYRADGPWTRSVAPGAVEELAWPLGDSGNWYDFVVRCSAAPAFQRRFAGRIETGKDSVSDPAMGHPG; encoded by the coding sequence ATGACCGTCGATTCCTCCAAACGCAATTTCCTCACGACCGCGCTCGGCGTGGGCGCGGCTTCGGCCACGCTCACTGCCTTCCCACCGGCCATCCGGCGTGCCCTGGCCATCGAAGCCCACAACGCCACCGGCACCATCCAGGACGTGCAGCACGTCGTCCTGCTGATGATGGAGAACCGCTCGTTCGATGGGTACTTCGGCACCTTCAAGGGCGTGCGCGGCTTCGGTGACCGCTTCCCGATCCCGACGCCCAACGGCCGCAACGTTTTCTACCAGACCTACACCAAGACGTCGCCGCCCAGCACCTATGTGCCCTATCGCCTGGACGAAGCGAAGGGCAATGCCCAGCGCGCCGGCAGCACGCCGCACACCTGGGTGGACTCGCAGGCGGCCTGGGACCACGGGCGCATGTCCCAGTGGCCCGACGCGAAGCTGCCCTTGTCGATGGGCTACTACGAAACGGCGGAGGTGCCGTTGCAGCGCGCGCTGGCCGAGGCCTTCACGCTGTGCGACCACTACCACTGCGGCATGCACACCGGCACCATCGCCAACCGCCTCTTTTACTGGACCGGCACCAACGGCCCGAACGGCGTCAGCCCCATCGACGGCTCCAGGGTCCGTGTCGCGGGCCTGAACAACCAGTTCAACGGCGGCAACGACATCGGCGCCTCCACCGATGGCTGGACCTGGACCACCTACGCCGACCGCCTGGAAAAAGCGGGCGTGAAATGGAAGGTCTATCAGAGCCTGATCGACAACTTCGGCTGCAACGAGATGATGGGCTTTCGCCACTGGCGCGCCGAGATCGAGAAGATGCCCGCGGACCGCAAGCCGATCTACGTCGCCAAGACCGACATCACGCAGCCGGTCGATCTGGCCGGGTCGTTCTACAACGCCAGGATCGATGATCCGCTGAGCCCATTGGCCAAGGGCTTCGGCAACACCATGCCGCAGGGCTTTCTGGAGACTTTCCGAGAGGACATCCGCCAGGGCACGCTGCCGGCGGTGTCGTGGATCATTCCGCCTTCGGTCTACAGCGAGCACCCCGGGCCGTCGAGCCCCGCACAGGGCGGCTGGTACGTGCAGGAGGTGCTGGATGCGCTCACGGCCAACCCCGAGGTCTGGAGCAAGACCGTGCTGCTCATCAACTACGACGAGAACGACGGCTTCTTCGACCACCTGCCTTCGCCCGCCGCACCGTCGCGCAATCCCGATGGCAGCCTGGCCGGTGCCTGCACACTGTCCGCCGCCGACGTGGCGGTGGAGTACCACGACTTCCAGCCCGCAACGCCGAGCCAGCCGGCGGCCGACGGCAAGCCCTACGGCCCGGGCCCGCGAGTTCCGATGTGGGTGGTGTCGCCCTGGAGCCGGGGCGGCTGGGTCAATTCGCAGGTGTTCGACCACACCTCCACCCTGCTGTTTTTGGAAAAGCGCTTCGGCGTGGCCGAGCCGCAGGTCAGCCCCTACCGCCGCGCGGTCTGCGGCGACCTGACGAGCTGCTTCAACTTCGTCAATCCCAACACCGAGACCTTGCCGACCCTCACGGGCCGCACCAACAAGGTTGCGGTGGACGCGCGGGTGGCAGCGCAGGCCGCTGCGCCCAAGCTGCCCCAGCCCACGGCCACGGCCGATGCCGCCCTGCCGGTGCAGGCCGAAGGCGTGCGGCCCTCGCGGGCGCTGCCCTATGAGCTGCACACCACGGCCCAGGCCAGCGCCGGTGCCGGCACGGTCACTTTGCTGTTCGCCCACACCGGCAAGGCGGGCACTGCGGCGGCAGTGTTCCACGTGTACGACAAGAACCACCTCGACCGGATTCCGCGGCGCTACGTCGTGGAGGCCGGCAAAGCCCTGAGCGGCGTCTGGAATGCCGCGGCCGATGGCGGGCGGTACGACCTGTGGGTGCTCGGCCCCAACGGCTACCACCGCGAGTTCATCGGCGACCTGCAGCAGCAGGGGGCCACCGGCGGCCCCGAGGTGCAGGTCTGCTACGAGCTGTGCGAGCCACCGCAGGTGCGGGTGAAGCTCTACAACCGCAGCAGCAGCGCGATGACGTTCTCCGCCGAGGCGCGGGCCTATCGCGCCGACGGGCCTTGGACGCGCAGCGTGGCGCCCGGCGCCGTGGAGGAACTCGCCTGGCCCCTGGGCGACAGCGGAAATTGGTACGACTTCGTGGTGCGCTGCAGTGCTGCACCCGCGTTCCAGCGCCGCTTCGCCGGCCGCATCGAGACCGGCAAGGACTCGGTGTCCGACCCTGCCATGGGCCACCCTGGCTGA